In Candidatus Desulfofervidus auxilii, one genomic interval encodes:
- the glyS gene encoding glycine--tRNA ligase subunit beta, with product MKTLVLEIGTEELPLTIFPEILDQMETLFSEYLQQANLTWSKIKIMATPRRLTVMVTGLPEKQTGKEIEVIGPPYKIAFDHDGNPTKAAIGFAQKQGVSVSELTCIETPKGEYVGVKIKESDQPTEEILAKLLPDYILSLSFPKSMRWHEGKIRFSRPIHWILALLDNKIISFTIDGIKSNNITFGHRFSAPEAITISHPDQYISKLKKAFVIVEPEKRRDEIINLANKAAQGIGGRPLLDKELLNWVNFLVEYPVAIAGKFDDAFLELPSPVLITVMKHHQKYLPIQNEKQRLLPGFVAIINTPVVNIKPVQKGLERVLQARLADARFFYEKDLKTPLIDYLPQLKGVIFQADLGSVWEKVQRIQKIASWLAEKIAPEKKEAVIRAALLCKADLITEMVNEFPELQGVMGGIYAQKQGEPAAVVKAIKEHYLPIEAGGVLPQTEEGAILSIADKIDTIVGCFGVGLIPTGTSDPFALRRNSLGILRILHEKAFSLSLFELIDFGIKAYENRFASEIKGQLIEFFKTRLTSLLLEKGYPHPVMEAVLAVFNGHVPSTFAKAHALSEFSQSLHFQPLVIAYKRVHRIITTVISTGPNPALFKEPQERALFEKYLEIKKKINTLLGKKDYYGALNTLVTLKSFIDDFFDHVMVMVEDKELRQNRLALLTQIKELFLQLADLSKIPI from the coding sequence ATGAAAACACTAGTTTTAGAAATAGGCACTGAAGAGTTACCATTAACTATCTTCCCTGAGATTTTAGATCAGATGGAGACACTTTTTTCTGAATATCTGCAACAGGCCAATTTAACCTGGAGCAAGATAAAAATTATGGCCACTCCAAGACGTCTAACAGTTATGGTTACTGGTCTTCCTGAAAAACAAACAGGTAAAGAAATAGAAGTGATAGGTCCTCCTTATAAAATTGCCTTTGACCATGATGGTAATCCCACCAAGGCTGCCATAGGTTTTGCCCAGAAACAAGGGGTTTCAGTCTCTGAATTAACTTGTATTGAGACCCCAAAAGGGGAGTATGTAGGAGTAAAGATTAAAGAAAGTGACCAGCCCACAGAAGAAATTTTAGCTAAATTGTTACCTGATTATATTCTTTCTCTTTCTTTCCCAAAATCTATGCGTTGGCATGAAGGAAAAATCAGATTTAGTCGGCCTATACATTGGATATTGGCCTTATTAGATAATAAAATTATTTCCTTTACAATAGATGGCATCAAAAGTAATAATATCACTTTTGGTCATCGGTTTTCTGCGCCAGAGGCTATTACCATTTCCCACCCTGACCAATATATTTCTAAGTTAAAAAAGGCCTTTGTCATAGTAGAGCCAGAAAAAAGGAGAGATGAAATAATTAATCTGGCAAATAAAGCTGCTCAAGGAATAGGAGGCAGGCCTTTATTGGATAAAGAACTCTTAAATTGGGTTAATTTCTTGGTGGAATATCCTGTGGCCATTGCAGGTAAATTTGATGATGCCTTTTTGGAATTGCCTTCCCCCGTGCTTATTACTGTGATGAAGCACCATCAAAAATATCTTCCCATTCAAAATGAAAAACAAAGGCTTTTACCGGGTTTTGTGGCTATAATCAATACTCCTGTAGTCAATATCAAACCTGTCCAGAAGGGTCTGGAAAGGGTATTACAGGCACGCTTGGCAGATGCCCGATTTTTCTATGAAAAAGACTTAAAAACCCCTCTAATTGACTACCTGCCCCAGTTAAAAGGGGTAATTTTTCAAGCAGACTTAGGTAGTGTTTGGGAAAAGGTGCAAAGGATACAGAAAATAGCAAGTTGGCTAGCAGAAAAAATTGCTCCTGAAAAAAAAGAAGCAGTTATAAGGGCAGCCCTCTTATGTAAGGCAGATTTGATTACTGAAATGGTTAATGAATTTCCTGAATTACAGGGGGTAATGGGAGGTATTTATGCTCAAAAACAGGGAGAGCCTGCGGCAGTGGTTAAGGCCATAAAAGAGCATTATTTACCCATAGAGGCAGGAGGAGTATTACCCCAAACAGAAGAAGGGGCAATACTTTCTATAGCAGACAAAATAGATACCATAGTGGGTTGTTTTGGAGTAGGATTAATTCCCACAGGCACATCTGACCCATTTGCCCTACGCCGTAATTCTTTGGGAATTTTGCGGATATTACATGAAAAGGCATTTTCCTTATCTTTATTCGAGCTTATTGACTTTGGAATTAAGGCCTATGAAAATCGTTTTGCCTCAGAAATTAAAGGGCAATTAATAGAATTTTTTAAAACCCGATTGACTTCCCTTTTATTGGAAAAAGGATATCCCCACCCTGTAATGGAAGCCGTGTTAGCTGTTTTTAACGGTCATGTGCCAAGCACTTTTGCTAAGGCACATGCGCTTTCAGAGTTTTCTCAATCTTTACATTTTCAACCTCTGGTCATTGCTTATAAACGTGTCCACCGTATTATTACCACTGTGATATCCACAGGGCCAAACCCGGCTTTATTTAAAGAGCCCCAAGAAAGGGCACTCTTTGAGAAATATCTGGAGATAAAGAAAAAAATCAACACCCTTTTAGGGAAAAAGGATTATTATGGGGCATTAAACACCTTAGTTACACTTAAATCTTTTATTGATGACTTTTTTGACCATGTAATGGTAATGGTAGAAGATAAAGAGCTTCGCCAAAACCGTCTCGCTTTACTTACGCAAATAAAAGAACTTTTTCTTCAATTAGCTGATTTGAGTAAAATTCCTATTTAG
- the glyQ gene encoding glycine--tRNA ligase subunit alpha: MYLQEIIFALERFWADQGCIIEQPYDIEVGAGTFHPATFFRVLGPEPWQVAYVQPSRRPTDGRYGQNPNRLQHYYQYQVILKPSPIDVQELYLKSLEKLGIILKEHDIRFVEDDWESPTLGAWGLGWEVWLDGMEITQFTYFQQVGGFDLSPISAEITYGLERIAMYLQEIDNLFEVSWAPGITYGDLHFQEEVEGSKYNFELANVKMLLQLFQFFEKESENLLEAGLVLPGYEYCLKCSHIFNLLDARGAISVAERTQYIARVRRLAHLSAEKYLEQREALGYPLLKK, translated from the coding sequence ATGTATCTTCAAGAAATTATTTTCGCTTTAGAAAGGTTTTGGGCTGACCAAGGTTGTATTATTGAACAACCTTATGATATAGAAGTGGGGGCAGGAACCTTTCATCCTGCTACTTTTTTTAGAGTATTAGGACCAGAACCCTGGCAGGTAGCCTATGTTCAACCCTCTCGTCGTCCTACGGATGGACGTTATGGACAAAATCCCAATCGTCTTCAACATTATTACCAATATCAGGTCATCCTAAAACCTTCTCCTATTGATGTCCAGGAACTATATCTTAAAAGTCTGGAAAAGTTGGGTATCATTTTAAAAGAGCATGATATTCGTTTTGTAGAAGATGACTGGGAGTCTCCCACTCTGGGTGCCTGGGGATTGGGTTGGGAAGTATGGTTGGATGGTATGGAAATCACTCAATTTACTTATTTTCAACAAGTAGGGGGATTTGATTTAAGTCCTATTTCTGCAGAGATTACTTATGGACTAGAACGTATTGCCATGTATCTCCAGGAGATAGATAATTTGTTTGAAGTAAGTTGGGCCCCAGGCATTACTTATGGTGACCTTCACTTTCAGGAAGAAGTAGAGGGCTCAAAATATAATTTTGAGTTGGCTAATGTAAAAATGCTTTTACAATTATTTCAGTTCTTTGAAAAAGAAAGTGAGAATTTATTAGAAGCAGGGCTGGTTCTACCTGGTTATGAATATTGCTTAAAGTGTTCACACATTTTTAACCTACTGGATGCCAGAGGAGCAATCAGTGTAGCTGAAAGGACTCAATACATTGCTAGGGTGCGTCGTCTGGCCCATCTGTCAGCAGAAAAATATCTGGAGCAAAGAGAGGCACTAGGTTACCCTTTATTAAAAAAATGA
- a CDS encoding pyruvoyl-dependent arginine decarboxylase: MKITSSAVQWKIPKIVVLTKGVGAGNNELTAFDKALLRAGIGNLNLIKVSSIIPPGGKVVKVEDCILDLPKGALIPAVYTQIISATKGLTISSAIGVGIPRRPEQNGMILEASIQGPKEKAETLVRQMIVEAFEAREMELGETVIISSEAQSAHHIVCTVAAALLL, translated from the coding sequence ATGAAAATCACCTCAAGTGCAGTTCAATGGAAAATACCTAAGATTGTGGTTCTCACCAAGGGAGTGGGTGCAGGAAATAATGAGTTAACCGCTTTTGATAAGGCCTTGCTTAGGGCAGGAATTGGCAACCTAAATCTTATTAAGGTAAGTAGCATCATCCCACCTGGTGGTAAGGTAGTTAAGGTGGAAGATTGTATTCTAGATTTACCTAAAGGCGCTCTCATTCCTGCTGTCTATACTCAGATAATCAGTGCCACAAAGGGCTTAACCATTTCTTCAGCCATTGGTGTTGGAATTCCACGACGACCGGAGCAAAATGGGATGATTTTGGAAGCTAGTATTCAGGGACCCAAGGAAAAAGCGGAAACATTAGTGCGTCAGATGATAGTGGAGGCATTTGAGGCTAGAGAAATGGAATTAGGAGAAACTGTGATTATATCTTCAGAAGCTCAGAGTGCACACCATATAGTTTGCACTGTAGCTGCGGCCCTTCTCCTTTAG
- a CDS encoding TIGR04211 family SH3 domain-containing protein: MPKMSFKLVLIIIFISFVTPVWAKTMYVTDSIKITFRNGPSIKHKILAMLKSGEEVEVLEELNGWTKVRLKDGKEGYVLSHYLSPNIPKSLIINELQSKVKYLQKQVQKLNQIKETLETSNSKLKASLESKEKQLVKLEKEYNDLKSGSANYIETKQLKDQLEIANKKLKTQLATLLERNKALEGKEKRLWFLSGAAVLLVGWVLGLIWGRTQIGRKRRYKLEI, from the coding sequence ATGCCTAAAATGAGCTTTAAGCTTGTTTTAATAATTATCTTTATCTCATTTGTTACTCCAGTTTGGGCTAAGACCATGTATGTCACTGATTCTATCAAAATTACTTTTCGGAATGGCCCATCTATAAAACATAAGATTCTAGCCATGCTAAAATCAGGTGAAGAAGTGGAAGTTTTGGAAGAGCTAAATGGCTGGACTAAGGTTCGACTAAAAGACGGCAAGGAAGGATATGTCTTGAGTCACTACTTGAGTCCAAATATTCCTAAATCTTTAATTATTAATGAGCTCCAAAGCAAGGTAAAATACTTGCAGAAACAAGTTCAGAAACTCAATCAAATCAAAGAAACTTTAGAAACTTCAAATTCAAAGCTAAAAGCCAGTTTAGAGTCAAAGGAAAAGCAGTTGGTCAAGTTAGAAAAGGAATATAATGACCTAAAATCAGGTTCTGCTAACTATATTGAAACCAAACAACTCAAGGACCAATTGGAAATAGCAAATAAAAAACTAAAAACCCAATTAGCCACTCTCTTAGAAAGAAATAAGGCACTTGAGGGAAAAGAAAAACGTCTTTGGTTTTTAAGCGGTGCTGCTGTTTTATTGGTGGGTTGGGTTTTAGGACTAATTTGGGGTAGAACCCAAATAGGCCGCAAACGGCGTTATAAATTAGAAATTTAA
- a CDS encoding cytochrome c3 family protein, translating to MRTFIYLSIFFGLILVPYRVFAAVSGPCSNCHTMHYSQDGQPLGTDGPHQHLLIEKQGGHHSSACVTCHSSQTSSTYEDLGGCKVPIVFYYGSSEPTEYLAGGNFWWVKEGLGNDDTKGHNVFLGEDDDNLSEAPGNSVGTCGTDACHINLSQPYSGPDMVFVLNGKYGCEGCHLNVKHHAKDHANFESGLVDSADEGWYRFLSGHGFTGEGVKGYEYKDWEAGHPNLAPGGTAHNEYIGDATATGYGFSQSGGAGDGVTAFCTGCHGNFSHGGQGSSSPWIRHPSDAVIPNSGEYQYVGGDTHLYDPLSPVGKQDISDETPDTTVTPGTDMVMCLSCHRPHGSPYPDLLRWDYLSQEAGGGGDDKGCFYCHTQKND from the coding sequence ATGAGGACATTTATCTATCTGAGTATCTTTTTTGGCTTAATACTTGTGCCTTATAGAGTTTTTGCGGCTGTGTCAGGACCTTGCTCAAACTGTCATACAATGCATTATAGTCAGGATGGACAGCCACTGGGCACTGATGGCCCTCACCAGCATTTACTCATTGAAAAACAAGGGGGGCACCATTCTAGCGCTTGTGTAACCTGTCATTCCTCTCAAACCTCTTCCACTTATGAAGACTTAGGTGGTTGTAAAGTCCCTATTGTTTTTTATTATGGCAGTTCAGAACCTACTGAGTACTTAGCAGGTGGCAATTTCTGGTGGGTAAAGGAAGGACTTGGTAACGATGATACAAAAGGGCATAATGTGTTTTTGGGTGAGGATGATGATAACCTTTCTGAGGCACCTGGTAATAGTGTAGGCACTTGTGGCACTGATGCTTGTCACATTAATTTGTCCCAGCCATATAGCGGCCCTGATATGGTCTTTGTTCTTAACGGCAAATATGGCTGTGAGGGTTGTCATTTAAATGTAAAACACCATGCCAAAGACCATGCTAATTTTGAATCAGGTTTAGTAGATAGTGCGGATGAAGGTTGGTATCGTTTTCTTTCAGGACATGGTTTTACTGGAGAAGGGGTCAAAGGCTATGAGTATAAAGATTGGGAGGCAGGGCATCCAAATCTTGCTCCAGGGGGAACTGCCCACAATGAGTATATAGGAGATGCTACTGCTACAGGTTACGGATTTTCACAAAGCGGTGGTGCTGGAGATGGGGTTACGGCATTTTGCACTGGTTGTCATGGAAACTTTAGTCATGGAGGACAGGGTAGTTCAAGTCCGTGGATAAGACATCCATCAGATGCAGTGATACCAAATTCAGGTGAATATCAATATGTAGGCGGTGATACTCATTTATATGATCCACTTTCTCCTGTAGGTAAACAAGACATAAGTGATGAAACACCTGATACCACTGTCACTCCTGGTACAGACATGGTCATGTGTCTTTCCTGCCATCGACCACATGGTTCACCTTATCCTGATTTATTGAGGTGGGATTATCTTTCACAAGAGGCAGGTGGTGGCGGAGACGACAAAGGCTGCTTTTACTGCCATACCCAAAAGAATGATTAA
- a CDS encoding cytochrome c3 family protein, producing MKRVGVLMAVVMGVMLLFSGVAVAKVSGPCVNCHTMHWSQHGTTPTSSYHGGTTIGSDGPYETLLVNDCAGCHSGDSAIIGAIPIVLRTSAPTGTGPGKSLAGGDFYWVNAGDPEKGHDVIDLPGISGQDSNIGLTPPGWDPNATPGALGDEQIHDGASSWTNQLTCAGKYGCHGRHDETTNAAAIAGAHHGDDSCLKPGSVDQAAQGADITTSYRWLGGIEGIEDPDWEWTATDGTTDHNQYKGVNGNSSYGDKTTISYLCAQCHGYFHSDIGSWTRHPTDIVLPSDTSKEYYMYNGGTGSDNDYSVVAPVGSTTFTDNGYPEAQITPGSTDSIVLCISCHRAHGTEYDDLLRWDYSSMVAGGGAGNVGCFICHTTKDD from the coding sequence ATGAAGAGGGTAGGTGTGTTAATGGCAGTAGTTATGGGTGTGATGCTTTTATTTAGTGGAGTGGCGGTGGCAAAGGTGAGTGGTCCATGCGTAAATTGTCATACAATGCATTGGAGTCAGCATGGAACAACACCAACATCTAGTTATCATGGAGGTACTACAATAGGTAGTGATGGTCCTTATGAAACATTGTTGGTAAATGATTGTGCAGGCTGTCATAGTGGCGATTCTGCAATTATAGGCGCAATTCCTATTGTATTAAGAACAAGTGCCCCAACAGGAACTGGGCCTGGAAAAAGCTTAGCAGGTGGTGATTTCTACTGGGTTAATGCAGGTGATCCTGAAAAAGGGCATGATGTGATAGATTTACCAGGCATTTCAGGACAAGATTCAAATATTGGATTAACCCCTCCAGGTTGGGACCCAAATGCTACCCCTGGTGCGTTAGGTGATGAACAGATCCATGATGGTGCTTCTAGTTGGACAAATCAGCTTACATGTGCTGGGAAATATGGTTGTCATGGTAGACATGATGAGACTACTAATGCTGCTGCTATAGCAGGTGCACATCATGGTGATGATAGTTGTCTTAAGCCAGGAAGTGTTGATCAAGCAGCGCAAGGAGCAGATATAACTACAAGTTACAGATGGTTAGGTGGTATTGAAGGTATAGAAGACCCTGATTGGGAATGGACAGCTACAGATGGAACTACAGACCACAACCAATATAAAGGTGTGAATGGAAATAGTAGCTATGGTGATAAAACTACCATTAGTTATCTTTGTGCTCAGTGCCATGGTTATTTTCATAGTGACATAGGCTCTTGGACAAGGCATCCTACAGACATTGTATTACCTTCTGATACTTCTAAAGAATACTATATGTATAATGGTGGAACAGGCAGTGATAATGATTATAGTGTAGTTGCTCCCGTAGGTAGTACTACTTTTACAGATAATGGTTATCCTGAAGCTCAAATTACTCCTGGTTCTACTGATTCTATTGTCCTTTGCATCTCATGTCACCGTGCCCACGGAACGGAATATGATGACCTCTTAAGATGGGATTACAGCAGTATGGTAGCTGGTGGTGGGGCTGGAAATGTAGGTTGTTTTATCTGTCATACCACCAAAGATGATTAG
- a CDS encoding cysteine hydrolase family protein, with translation MSKQAVLIIDMLNDFVSPEGVLYCGEAAQKIIPYIKKLIETKRREGAVIIYVADQHEPEDREFKRFPPHCIKGTKGAEIVPELSPAPKDYIVPKQHFSGFFNTNLEQILKKENITQVHIVGVCTSICVMETVSDLCERDYEIYIHEKGVADFDKNAHIFALERMKRLFGARVV, from the coding sequence ATGTCTAAACAGGCTGTTTTAATAATAGATATGTTAAATGACTTCGTAAGTCCTGAAGGTGTTCTTTATTGTGGCGAAGCTGCCCAAAAGATTATTCCTTATATAAAAAAATTGATTGAAACTAAAAGAAGGGAAGGAGCAGTTATTATCTATGTTGCTGACCAACATGAACCAGAAGATAGAGAATTTAAACGGTTTCCTCCTCACTGTATAAAGGGAACAAAAGGAGCGGAAATTGTGCCTGAATTATCTCCAGCTCCAAAAGATTATATTGTCCCCAAACAACACTTCAGCGGTTTTTTTAATACTAATCTGGAACAGATTTTAAAGAAGGAAAATATCACTCAAGTCCATATAGTAGGAGTGTGCACTTCTATCTGTGTGATGGAAACAGTAAGTGATTTATGTGAAAGGGATTATGAGATTTATATCCATGAAAAAGGAGTAGCAGACTTTGATAAAAACGCCCATATCTTTGCCTTGGAAAGAATGAAAAGGCTTTTTGGGGCAAGGGTGGTTTAA
- a CDS encoding PLDc N-terminal domain-containing protein: MLKWGLLILIFLIPMIPTFWAIIELMTKEIKNIYGKFLWLLFVIFIPCIGGLCYFLFGRKRLLKDPKTNV; encoded by the coding sequence ATGCTTAAGTGGGGTTTATTAATTCTTATTTTTTTAATACCTATGATACCCACTTTCTGGGCAATTATTGAATTAATGACTAAAGAAATAAAGAATATTTATGGAAAATTTCTCTGGTTATTGTTTGTCATCTTTATTCCCTGTATAGGTGGATTATGTTACTTCCTATTTGGACGCAAAAGACTTTTAAAAGACCCCAAAACTAATGTCTAA
- a CDS encoding NifU family protein yields the protein MAINKVRPSLQADGGDIELVDVIDGIVKVRLKGACAGCPMSQMTLKMGVEAYLKKQISEVKAVEAV from the coding sequence ATGGCCATAAATAAAGTAAGACCTTCTCTTCAAGCAGATGGTGGTGACATTGAATTAGTAGATGTGATAGATGGAATAGTCAAAGTTAGATTAAAAGGGGCATGTGCAGGCTGTCCTATGTCTCAGATGACTCTGAAAATGGGTGTAGAAGCTTATTTAAAAAAGCAAATTTCTGAAGTAAAAGCAGTAGAAGCAGTCTAA
- the speE gene encoding polyamine aminopropyltransferase has product MLNKNDGWFYEEINGLRLGFLVEDILYHEHSSYQEIYVLKFKNLGKALILDQCVQLTERDEYVYHELIVHPALFTHPCPQRVLVIGGGDGGSVREILKHEMVQELDLVEIDAEVIKVAQRYFPSVSNKLRDKRVKIHISDGRWYVKKNRSKYDIVIIDSTDPVGPAKVLYEKGFQEDLVEVLNEDGIMVIQSESPYLHEQFIKGLCDFLKDIYPIVRIYVYAIPSYPGGMWSFILGSFKYDPVMADEALIEARWRKMHTKYYNPKVHKGGFLSVPQFMLKEKESE; this is encoded by the coding sequence ATGCTGAACAAAAATGATGGTTGGTTTTACGAAGAAATAAATGGATTAAGGCTTGGATTTTTGGTGGAAGACATTCTTTACCATGAGCACTCATCTTACCAAGAGATTTATGTTCTAAAATTCAAAAATTTAGGTAAGGCGTTAATTTTAGACCAGTGTGTCCAACTTACTGAGAGAGATGAATATGTTTATCATGAATTAATTGTGCATCCTGCCCTTTTTACCCATCCTTGTCCTCAAAGGGTGTTAGTCATTGGTGGAGGTGATGGGGGTAGTGTAAGGGAGATTTTGAAACATGAAATGGTGCAAGAGTTAGATTTGGTGGAAATTGATGCTGAAGTAATCAAAGTGGCCCAAAGGTATTTCCCCTCAGTAAGTAATAAATTGAGGGATAAACGGGTGAAGATTCATATTAGTGATGGAAGATGGTATGTCAAGAAAAATCGCTCCAAATATGATATAGTGATTATTGATTCTACTGACCCAGTAGGACCGGCCAAAGTTCTTTATGAAAAAGGGTTTCAAGAAGATTTGGTTGAGGTTTTAAATGAGGATGGTATAATGGTGATTCAGAGTGAGTCTCCTTATTTGCATGAACAGTTTATAAAGGGATTATGTGATTTTTTAAAAGATATATATCCCATTGTGCGGATTTATGTTTATGCCATTCCTAGCTATCCTGGTGGGATGTGGAGTTTTATATTGGGAAGCTTTAAATATGACCCAGTAATGGCTGATGAAGCTTTAATTGAAGCTAGGTGGAGAAAAATGCACACTAAATATTATAACCCCAAAGTCCATAAAGGGGGATTTTTAAGTGTCCCCCAATTTATGTTAAAGGAGAAAGAAAGTGAGTGA
- the speD gene encoding adenosylmethionine decarboxylase — translation MAWMGKHLILELWGCNGRVLNSEVLIKGMLEKAVEVSGTTLVELKTHKFNPQGLSAVALLKESYMSVHSWPEIGYAAIDIYTCVPYVRPEEVVSVVKQYLKPKKMHVLDFHRGDSYSDAEQK, via the coding sequence ATGGCATGGATGGGGAAGCATTTAATTTTGGAATTGTGGGGGTGTAATGGAAGGGTTTTAAATTCCGAGGTGCTTATAAAAGGAATGCTGGAAAAAGCGGTAGAAGTCTCCGGTACAACGTTAGTAGAGCTTAAGACCCATAAATTTAATCCTCAAGGACTGAGTGCAGTAGCCCTATTGAAGGAGTCTTACATGAGCGTTCACTCATGGCCTGAAATAGGATATGCAGCCATAGACATTTATACCTGTGTTCCTTATGTAAGACCAGAAGAAGTAGTTTCTGTGGTCAAGCAATATTTAAAACCTAAAAAAATGCATGTCTTGGATTTTCATCGGGGTGATTCTTATTCAGATGCTGAACAAAAATGA